The Diaphorobacter ruginosibacter genome contains a region encoding:
- the uvrB gene encoding excinuclease ABC subunit UvrB yields MHEVTTEVAEGEFVSFPGSPFQLYQPYPPAGDQPEAIARLVEGVNDGEAFQTLLGVTGSGKTFTMANVIARLGRPAIVFAPNKTLAAQLYSEFREFFPKNAVEYFVSYYDYYQPEAYVPQRDLFIEKDSAINEHIEQMRLSCTKSLLERRDVVIVATVSAIYGIGEPSSYHQMVMTLRQGDKLSQRDAIGQLIRMQYQRNEQDFSRGKFRVRGDTIDVFPAEHSELALRIELFDDEVDSLQLFDPLTGRVQQKIPRFTVYPSSHYVTPRDKVLAAVETIKLELDERLKFFVKEGKLVEAQRLEQRTRFDVEMLSEVGHCKGIENYTRHLSGSAPGDPPSTLTDYMPRDSIMFLDESHQMIGQLNAMYNGDRARKTTLVEYGFRLPSALDNRPLKFEEFEQRMRQVVFVSATPADYEKQHSGQVVDQVVRPTGLVDPIVEVRPATHQVDDVLQEIRIRVEKNQRVLITTLTKRMAEQLTEYLSDNGVKVRYLHSDVDTVERVEIIRDLRLGAFDVLVGINLLREGLDIPEVSLVAILDADKEGFLRAERSLIQTIGRAARNAEGTAILYADRVTESMKKAMGETERRRAKQIAYNEENGITPRSIVKQVKDLIDGVYSEKAGQETERLQQQAARDLELEEMSEKDIAREIKRLEKAMMDHARNLEFEQAAKVRDQLSRLKDRVFGSHGGNERLA; encoded by the coding sequence ATGCATGAAGTCACCACAGAAGTAGCTGAAGGCGAGTTTGTTTCCTTCCCGGGCTCTCCATTTCAGCTCTACCAGCCCTATCCACCGGCCGGCGACCAGCCGGAGGCCATCGCCCGCCTGGTGGAAGGGGTGAACGATGGCGAGGCCTTCCAGACGCTGCTGGGGGTGACCGGCTCGGGCAAGACCTTCACGATGGCGAACGTGATCGCGCGGCTGGGGCGCCCGGCCATCGTGTTTGCGCCCAACAAGACGCTGGCGGCGCAGCTCTACAGCGAATTCCGCGAGTTCTTCCCGAAGAACGCCGTGGAGTACTTTGTGAGCTACTACGACTATTACCAGCCGGAGGCCTACGTGCCGCAGCGCGACCTCTTCATCGAGAAGGACAGCGCAATCAACGAGCATATCGAGCAGATGCGCCTGTCCTGCACCAAGAGCCTGCTCGAGCGGCGCGACGTGGTGATCGTGGCGACCGTCTCGGCCATCTACGGCATCGGTGAGCCTTCGAGCTACCACCAGATGGTGATGACGCTGCGCCAGGGCGACAAGCTTTCGCAGCGCGACGCGATCGGGCAGCTCATCCGCATGCAGTACCAGCGCAACGAGCAGGATTTCAGCCGCGGGAAGTTCCGCGTGCGCGGCGATACGATCGACGTATTCCCGGCCGAGCACTCCGAGCTGGCGCTGCGCATCGAGCTGTTCGACGACGAGGTCGACAGCCTGCAGCTCTTCGATCCGCTCACCGGGCGCGTGCAGCAGAAGATTCCGCGTTTCACGGTCTATCCGAGCAGCCACTACGTCACGCCGCGTGACAAGGTGCTGGCCGCGGTGGAGACGATCAAGCTCGAACTCGACGAGCGCCTGAAGTTCTTTGTGAAGGAGGGCAAGCTGGTCGAGGCGCAGCGCCTCGAGCAGCGTACGCGTTTCGATGTGGAAATGCTCAGCGAGGTGGGGCACTGCAAGGGAATCGAGAACTACACGCGTCATCTCTCGGGCTCGGCGCCCGGCGATCCTCCAAGCACGCTCACCGACTACATGCCGCGCGACTCGATCATGTTCCTGGACGAGAGCCACCAGATGATCGGCCAGCTCAACGCCATGTACAACGGCGACCGCGCCCGCAAGACGACGCTCGTGGAGTACGGGTTCCGACTGCCTTCGGCGCTGGACAACCGCCCGCTCAAGTTCGAGGAGTTCGAGCAGCGCATGCGCCAGGTGGTGTTCGTCTCCGCGACGCCGGCTGACTACGAAAAACAACATTCGGGCCAGGTCGTCGACCAGGTCGTGCGGCCCACCGGGCTTGTTGATCCGATCGTCGAAGTGCGCCCGGCCACCCATCAGGTGGACGACGTGCTGCAGGAAATACGCATTCGGGTTGAAAAGAATCAACGGGTACTCATTACAACGCTGACCAAGCGCATGGCCGAGCAGCTCACCGAGTATCTGTCCGACAACGGCGTGAAGGTGCGCTACCTGCACTCGGACGTGGACACGGTCGAGCGCGTGGAGATCATCCGCGACCTGCGCCTGGGTGCATTTGACGTGCTGGTCGGCATCAACCTGCTGCGCGAGGGGCTGGACATTCCCGAGGTGTCGCTGGTGGCCATCCTCGATGCTGACAAGGAAGGCTTCCTGCGCGCGGAGCGCAGCCTGATCCAGACGATCGGCCGTGCTGCCCGCAATGCGGAGGGCACGGCGATCCTGTACGCCGACCGTGTAACGGAATCCATGAAAAAAGCCATGGGAGAAACGGAACGACGGCGCGCAAAACAGATCGCATACAACGAGGAAAACGGCATCACGCCGCGAAGCATTGTCAAGCAGGTAAAAGACCTGATTGATGGTGTCTATAGCGAGAAGGCCGGCCAGGAGACGGAACGCCTGCAGCAGCAGGCGGCCCGGGATCTGGAGCTGGAAGAGATGTCCGAGAAGGACATCGCGCGGGAGATCAAGCGCCTGGAGAAGGCCATGATGGATCACGCACGCAATCTGGAGTTCGAGCAGGCCGCCAAGGTGCGCGACCAACTCTCGCGCCTGAAGGATCGCGTGTTCGGCTCGCATGGCGGAAACGAGCGCCTGGCCTGA
- the iscA gene encoding iron-sulfur cluster assembly protein IscA encodes MAVTLTEAAARHVSRYLSRRGKGLGVRLGVKTTGCSGLAYKLEYVDDQAPEDIIFETHGVKLLIDPKSLAYIDGTELDFVREGLNEGFKFNNPNERDRCGCGESFRV; translated from the coding sequence ATGGCAGTGACACTGACCGAAGCTGCCGCACGGCACGTGAGCCGCTACCTGTCCCGCCGGGGCAAGGGGCTTGGCGTGCGCCTGGGCGTGAAGACCACCGGCTGCTCGGGACTGGCCTACAAGCTGGAGTATGTGGACGATCAGGCACCCGAGGACATCATCTTCGAGACCCATGGCGTGAAGCTGCTGATCGACCCGAAGAGCCTGGCCTACATTGACGGCACCGAGCTCGACTTCGTGCGCGAAGGTCTGAACGAAGGCTTCAAGTTCAACAACCCCAACGAGCGAGACCGTTGCGGTTGCGGGGAAAGCTTCCGGGTCTAA
- the dnaQ gene encoding DNA polymerase III subunit epsilon — protein sequence MSRQIVLDTETTGLSAETGDRIIELGCVELVNRKLTGRNLHIYFNPERDSHEDALRVHGISNEFLKDKPKFPELVDEILEYLQGAELIIHNAPFDIGFLNKELQMCGHKPLKAHIEGVIDTLVMAKELFPGKRNSLDALCDRLEVDNSGRTLHGALLDAELLADVYINMTRGQEALLIADDEAPKQQQGVRVAAFDLSSLQLQVIRASDDEIAAHEDVLNQIDKSSGGKTIWRVSPVGEKAVS from the coding sequence ATGTCACGCCAGATCGTGCTGGATACGGAAACCACCGGCCTGTCCGCTGAAACGGGTGACCGTATCATCGAACTCGGCTGCGTGGAGTTGGTGAACCGCAAGCTCACCGGCCGCAACCTGCACATCTACTTCAACCCCGAGCGCGACAGCCATGAAGATGCGCTCCGGGTGCACGGCATCAGCAACGAGTTCCTGAAGGACAAGCCCAAGTTCCCGGAACTGGTCGACGAGATCCTCGAATACCTGCAGGGCGCGGAACTGATCATCCACAACGCACCATTCGACATCGGCTTTCTGAACAAGGAACTGCAGATGTGCGGCCACAAGCCGCTGAAGGCGCACATCGAAGGCGTGATCGATACCTTGGTGATGGCCAAGGAACTGTTCCCCGGCAAGCGCAATTCGCTCGATGCGCTGTGTGATCGTCTTGAAGTCGACAACTCGGGCCGCACGCTGCACGGCGCGTTGCTCGACGCCGAGCTGCTCGCAGACGTCTACATCAACATGACGCGCGGCCAGGAAGCCCTCCTGATCGCCGACGACGAAGCGCCCAAGCAGCAGCAGGGCGTTCGCGTGGCTGCCTTCGACCTGAGCAGCCTGCAGCTGCAGGTGATCCGTGCGAGCGACGACGAGATAGCTGCGCACGAGGACGTGCTCAACCAGATCGACAAATCGAGCGGAGGCAAAACTATCTGGCGAGTTTCTCCTGTGGGCGAAAAAGCTGTGTCATAA
- the hscB gene encoding Fe-S protein assembly co-chaperone HscB has protein sequence MNLHLQSDDFELFGIPRLFAQDGAVLAARWKDLQREAHPDRFSAQGAAAQRVAMQWSVRINEAYQRLKDPLKRAAYLCELHGVSIGAEDNTAMPAAFLMQQMEWREALDEAASEAALDDLDDMVQAERRSALARCAALIDEQHDYAGAAQQVRALMFIARFAHDVDVRREQLGQ, from the coding sequence ATGAACCTCCATCTGCAATCTGACGATTTCGAACTGTTTGGCATTCCTCGCCTATTCGCGCAGGATGGCGCCGTGCTCGCGGCGCGCTGGAAGGACTTGCAGCGCGAGGCGCATCCTGACCGCTTCTCGGCGCAGGGCGCCGCGGCGCAGCGCGTGGCCATGCAGTGGTCGGTGCGCATCAACGAGGCCTACCAGCGCCTGAAGGATCCGCTCAAGCGCGCGGCCTATCTTTGCGAACTCCATGGCGTCTCCATTGGTGCAGAGGACAACACGGCCATGCCTGCGGCCTTCCTGATGCAGCAGATGGAGTGGCGCGAGGCGCTCGATGAGGCGGCTTCGGAAGCGGCGCTCGACGACCTGGACGACATGGTCCAGGCGGAGCGCCGGAGCGCGTTGGCGCGATGCGCGGCGCTGATTGACGAGCAGCACGACTATGCGGGCGCGGCGCAGCAGGTGAGAGCCCTCATGTTCATTGCGCGTTTTGCCCACGACGTTGATGTCCGGCGCGAGCAACTGGGACAATAG
- the iscR gene encoding Fe-S cluster assembly transcriptional regulator IscR, giving the protein MRLTTKGRFAVTAMIDLALRQNNGPVTLAAISQRQQISLSYLEQLFGKLRRHELVESTRGPGGGYTLARKAGDITVADIIVSVDEPIDATQCGGKENCLGEAGRCMTHELWASLNQRMVEFLDSVTLQKLVDDQLAKGVQIEDKPVARRAISTTPVVKPIRVNAPNSVFALGNVFAKS; this is encoded by the coding sequence ATGCGTCTCACAACCAAAGGCCGTTTTGCGGTCACTGCCATGATCGATCTGGCCCTGCGCCAGAACAATGGCCCAGTCACCCTGGCGGCCATCAGCCAGCGTCAGCAGATTTCCCTGTCGTATCTGGAACAACTCTTCGGCAAGCTGCGCCGCCACGAGCTGGTGGAATCCACCCGTGGCCCGGGCGGTGGCTATACGCTGGCCCGCAAGGCCGGCGACATCACCGTGGCCGACATCATCGTGTCCGTGGACGAACCCATCGATGCGACCCAGTGCGGTGGCAAGGAAAACTGCCTGGGCGAAGCAGGTCGCTGCATGACGCACGAGCTGTGGGCTTCGCTGAACCAGCGCATGGTGGAGTTTCTCGATTCCGTCACGCTGCAGAAGCTCGTCGATGACCAACTCGCCAAGGGTGTGCAGATCGAGGACAAGCCAGTGGCTCGCCGTGCGATCTCCACGACCCCGGTGGTCAAGCCGATCCGCGTGAACGCGCCGAACTCGGTGTTCGCACTGGGCAACGTTTTCGCCAAGTCCTGA
- a CDS encoding GntR family transcriptional regulator — MAKRAFLIPSLMDDTLDPSSDATRTLTEKTYTELRTDIIEGRLLPGSKLRVEHLRQRYAVGAGTLRESLTRLVSDALVTAEGQRGFRVSPIAIEDLEDITRLRVHIETHALRESIRHGDDHWRSELRASYEDLSRLEQPLTRDNRGRWEALNLRFHEMLLAGRPSPWELKILRMLARHGERYRRYAMDLPGAVRDVHAEHAEIYELAMSGQDARAALALEAHICATPQVLSRAFREGRVRLPAADDRTG; from the coding sequence TGATCCCTTCGCTGATGGACGACACGCTCGACCCGAGCAGCGATGCCACGCGCACTCTCACCGAGAAGACCTACACGGAACTGCGCACCGACATCATCGAAGGCCGGCTGCTGCCCGGCAGCAAGTTGCGCGTGGAGCATCTGCGCCAGCGCTACGCCGTGGGGGCGGGCACGCTGCGCGAGTCGCTGACCCGGCTGGTGAGTGACGCACTGGTTACGGCCGAGGGACAGCGGGGGTTCCGTGTCTCGCCGATCGCCATCGAGGACCTGGAGGACATCACGCGACTGCGCGTGCACATCGAGACCCACGCGCTGCGCGAGTCGATCCGCCATGGCGACGATCATTGGCGCAGCGAGCTCAGGGCGAGCTATGAAGATCTCTCCAGGCTGGAGCAGCCGCTCACGCGCGACAACCGCGGCCGCTGGGAAGCGCTCAATCTGCGCTTCCACGAGATGCTGCTGGCCGGCCGGCCGTCACCGTGGGAATTGAAGATCCTGCGCATGCTGGCACGGCACGGTGAGCGCTACCGCCGCTACGCGATGGACCTGCCCGGAGCCGTGCGCGACGTGCATGCCGAACATGCGGAGATCTACGAGCTCGCCATGTCGGGACAGGACGCACGGGCGGCATTGGCGCTCGAGGCTCACATCTGCGCGACCCCCCAGGTCCTGTCTCGGGCCTTCCGTGAAGGGCGCGTGCGACTGCCTGCGGCGGATGACAGGACAGGGTAG
- the ygiD gene encoding 4,5-DOPA dioxygenase extradiol, which yields MFQRRTSLAALAGLAALPVALGGISLRANAAQVRTLLDSLRPSPRMPVLFVGHGSPMNAIEDNLWRRSWQQVGQALSARSVQPQLILCISAHWLTKDGWYLTGMSDPRTIHDFSGFPRELHEQQYPAPGAPAVARALAGELRSPADRQPLKVDEGEWGLDHGTWSVLKPMFPKAQIPVIQLSMDYARSPEAHFALGRQLGALRERGVLIVGSGNAVHNLRRTKRGSAPNEAYDWATEFDEQVQGHIKRGELESLVQFQKQGELARLAHPTHEHYLPLLYAAGAASAREMPRFFNTGFQSASISMRSVIWG from the coding sequence ATGTTTCAACGTAGAACCTCGCTCGCCGCATTGGCTGGGCTGGCCGCGCTTCCCGTCGCGCTCGGCGGCATTTCCCTGCGTGCGAATGCCGCGCAGGTGCGCACCCTGCTGGATTCCCTGCGGCCGTCACCGCGCATGCCGGTGCTGTTCGTCGGTCACGGCAGTCCGATGAATGCCATCGAGGACAACCTCTGGCGCCGCAGCTGGCAGCAGGTCGGCCAGGCGCTCTCGGCACGCAGCGTCCAGCCGCAGCTCATCCTGTGTATTTCCGCCCACTGGCTGACCAAGGATGGCTGGTATCTCACGGGAATGAGCGATCCGCGCACGATCCACGATTTCAGCGGTTTTCCGCGCGAGCTGCATGAGCAGCAATATCCCGCGCCCGGCGCACCGGCCGTCGCCAGGGCCTTGGCGGGAGAGCTTCGCTCGCCGGCAGACCGGCAGCCGCTCAAGGTCGACGAGGGCGAGTGGGGGCTGGACCATGGAACCTGGTCGGTGCTCAAGCCGATGTTCCCCAAGGCGCAGATCCCGGTGATCCAGTTGAGCATGGACTATGCCCGAAGCCCCGAGGCGCATTTCGCGCTGGGCCGCCAGCTGGGCGCATTGCGCGAGCGCGGCGTGCTGATCGTGGGCAGCGGCAACGCGGTCCACAACCTGCGCAGGACGAAGCGCGGCTCCGCGCCGAACGAGGCCTATGACTGGGCCACGGAGTTCGACGAGCAGGTGCAGGGACACATCAAGCGCGGGGAGCTGGAGTCGCTCGTGCAGTTCCAGAAGCAGGGCGAGCTGGCGCGGCTTGCGCACCCGACGCACGAGCACTACCTGCCGCTGCTCTACGCTGCGGGCGCGGCAAGCGCCAGGGAAATGCCGAGATTCTTCAACACGGGGTTTCAGTCCGCATCGATATCGATGCGGTCCGTGATCTGGGGGTGA
- a CDS encoding IscS subfamily cysteine desulfurase, with translation MDMTPHFPIYLDYGATTPVDPRVVDAMIPWLREHFGNAASRSHAWGWEAEEAIEKSRGHVADLVGADPREIVWTSGATESINLALKGAAQFYKGKGKHLITLKTEHKAVLDTMRELERQGFEVTYMDVKEDGLLDLEAFKAAIRPDTILVSVLFVNNEIGVIQDIPAIGTICREKGIIFHVDAAQATGRVEIDLNKLPIDLMSMTAHKTYGPKGVGALYVRRKPRVRLEAQIHGGGHERGMRSGTLPTHQIVGMGEAFRIIKLEMNEVNAKAAALQKRLLDGLKDIEQVFINGSMEHRVPQNLNMSFNFVEGESLIMGIKGLAVSSGSACTSASLEPSYVLRALGRSDELAHSSLRMTIGRFTTEEEIDYAISTIRHNVAKLRELSPLWEMFKDGVDLSTIQWAAH, from the coding sequence ATGGACATGACTCCCCATTTCCCCATTTACCTGGACTACGGTGCGACCACCCCGGTGGATCCCCGTGTTGTTGACGCGATGATCCCCTGGTTGCGCGAACATTTCGGCAACGCAGCTTCGCGCAGCCATGCCTGGGGCTGGGAGGCCGAAGAGGCCATCGAGAAGTCGCGCGGCCATGTGGCCGACCTGGTGGGTGCCGATCCACGCGAGATCGTCTGGACCAGCGGCGCCACCGAGTCGATCAACCTGGCACTGAAGGGCGCAGCGCAGTTCTACAAGGGCAAGGGCAAGCACCTCATTACGCTCAAGACTGAGCACAAGGCCGTGCTGGACACCATGCGCGAACTCGAGCGCCAGGGCTTCGAGGTCACCTACATGGACGTGAAGGAAGACGGTCTGCTTGACCTGGAAGCCTTCAAGGCGGCGATCCGCCCGGACACCATCCTCGTGAGCGTGCTGTTCGTGAACAACGAGATCGGCGTGATCCAGGACATTCCTGCGATCGGCACGATCTGCCGCGAGAAGGGCATCATCTTCCACGTCGATGCCGCACAGGCCACGGGCCGTGTCGAGATCGACCTGAACAAGCTGCCCATCGACCTGATGAGCATGACCGCCCACAAGACCTACGGCCCCAAGGGCGTCGGTGCGCTCTACGTGCGCCGCAAGCCGCGCGTGCGCCTGGAGGCTCAGATCCATGGTGGTGGCCATGAGCGCGGCATGCGCTCCGGCACGCTGCCCACGCACCAGATCGTCGGCATGGGTGAGGCGTTCCGCATCATCAAGCTGGAAATGAACGAGGTGAATGCCAAGGCGGCAGCGCTGCAAAAGCGCCTGCTCGACGGCCTGAAGGACATCGAGCAGGTGTTCATCAACGGCAGCATGGAGCACCGCGTTCCGCAGAACCTGAACATGAGCTTCAACTTCGTCGAAGGCGAATCGCTGATCATGGGTATCAAGGGCCTGGCGGTGTCGTCGGGTTCCGCCTGCACCTCCGCAAGCCTGGAGCCGAGCTACGTGCTGCGCGCGCTCGGCCGCAGCGACGAGCTCGCCCACAGCAGCCTGCGCATGACCATCGGCCGCTTCACGACCGAGGAAGAGATCGACTACGCGATCTCCACCATCCGCCACAACGTGGCCAAGCTGCGTGAGTTGAGCCCGCTGTGGGAGATGTTCAAGGATGGCGTCGACCTGAGCACCATCCAGTGGGCTGCGCACTGA
- the fdx gene encoding ISC system 2Fe-2S type ferredoxin: MPVIKILPHPEYCPQGAEISAPAGTSICEALLDNKINIEHACDMSCACTTCHVIVREGFNSLNEAEEEEEDLLDRAWGLEPQSRLSCQAILAQKDVTVEIPKYSINHAKENH, from the coding sequence ATGCCAGTCATCAAGATCCTTCCGCATCCAGAGTACTGCCCGCAAGGCGCCGAAATCAGCGCGCCGGCCGGCACGTCGATCTGCGAGGCGCTGCTGGACAACAAGATCAACATCGAGCATGCCTGCGACATGAGCTGTGCATGCACGACGTGCCACGTCATCGTGCGCGAGGGCTTCAACTCGCTCAACGAGGCCGAGGAAGAGGAAGAAGACCTGCTGGACCGTGCATGGGGCCTCGAGCCTCAATCGCGCCTGTCCTGCCAGGCTATCCTTGCGCAGAAGGATGTTACCGTGGAGATCCCCAAGTACTCCATCAACCACGCCAAGGAGAATCACTGA
- the iscU gene encoding Fe-S cluster assembly scaffold IscU, translated as MAYSDKVIDHYENPRNVGSFDKGDDTVGTGMVGAPACGDVMKLQIKVNPETGVIEDARFKTYGCGSAIASSSLVTEWVKGKTLDEAAALKNSVIAEELALPPVKIHCSILAEDAIKAAVSDYKAKRGETVTADSTAA; from the coding sequence ATGGCTTATTCAGACAAAGTGATCGACCATTACGAGAACCCCCGCAACGTGGGTTCGTTCGACAAGGGCGACGACACAGTGGGCACCGGCATGGTCGGCGCACCGGCATGCGGCGACGTGATGAAGCTGCAGATCAAGGTGAACCCGGAGACCGGGGTCATCGAAGACGCGCGCTTCAAGACCTACGGCTGCGGCTCGGCGATTGCCTCGTCCTCGCTCGTGACCGAGTGGGTCAAGGGCAAGACGCTGGACGAGGCCGCCGCGCTCAAGAACAGCGTGATCGCCGAAGAGCTGGCGCTGCCTCCCGTGAAGATTCACTGCTCCATCCTGGCCGAAGACGCCATCAAGGCAGCCGTGAGCGACTACAAGGCCAAGCGCGGCGAAACCGTCACTGCCGATTCGACAGCGGCCTGA
- a CDS encoding amino acid aminotransferase, whose translation MSLFTAVEMAPRDPILGLNEQFAADTNPNKVNLGVGVYFDDNGKLPLLKCVQAAEKAMMDKPSARGYLPIDGIASYDSAVKALVFGAESDVVKAGRVATVQAVGGTGGLKIGADFLKKLSPNAKVLISDPSWENHKAIFTNAGFEVGTYRYYDAATRTVNFEGMLADLNAAAAGTVVVLHACCHNPTGYDITAEQWDQVIATVKARNLVAFLDMAYQGFGHGLKEDGAVVGKFVAAGLTIFVSTSFSKSFSLYGERVGALSVVATDKDEAARVLSQLKIVIRTNYSNPPTHGGAVVSAVLNTPELRAQWEEELGEMRVRIKAMRQKLVDGLKAAGVKQDMSFITTQIGMFSYSGLSKDQMIRLRSEFGVYGTDTGRMCVAALNSKNVEYVCKAIAAVM comes from the coding sequence ATGTCTCTCTTCACCGCCGTCGAGATGGCCCCGCGTGACCCCATTCTGGGTCTGAACGAACAATTTGCCGCTGATACCAACCCCAACAAGGTGAATCTCGGCGTGGGCGTGTACTTCGACGATAACGGCAAGCTCCCCCTGCTGAAGTGCGTGCAGGCAGCAGAAAAAGCCATGATGGACAAGCCGTCCGCTCGTGGCTACCTGCCCATCGACGGTATCGCAAGCTATGACAGCGCCGTCAAGGCACTGGTGTTTGGTGCCGAGTCCGACGTGGTCAAGGCCGGCCGCGTGGCCACCGTGCAAGCCGTGGGTGGCACGGGTGGCCTGAAGATCGGTGCCGACTTCCTCAAGAAGCTCAGCCCGAACGCCAAGGTGCTGATCTCCGACCCGAGCTGGGAAAACCACAAGGCCATCTTCACCAATGCCGGTTTTGAAGTCGGCACGTACCGCTACTACGACGCGGCCACTCGCACGGTCAATTTCGAAGGCATGCTGGCCGACCTGAACGCTGCCGCTGCCGGCACCGTGGTCGTGCTGCACGCCTGCTGCCACAACCCCACCGGCTATGACATCACGGCCGAGCAGTGGGACCAGGTGATCGCCACCGTCAAGGCCCGCAACCTGGTCGCATTCCTCGACATGGCCTACCAGGGCTTCGGCCATGGCCTGAAGGAAGATGGCGCCGTCGTGGGCAAGTTCGTTGCCGCCGGCCTGACCATCTTCGTGTCGACCTCGTTCTCCAAGAGCTTCAGCCTGTATGGCGAGCGCGTGGGCGCCCTGTCCGTGGTGGCCACCGACAAGGACGAAGCCGCCCGCGTGCTGTCGCAACTGAAGATCGTGATCCGCACCAACTACTCCAACCCGCCGACACATGGCGGCGCCGTGGTTTCCGCCGTGCTCAACACCCCCGAACTGCGTGCGCAGTGGGAAGAAGAGCTGGGCGAAATGCGCGTGCGCATCAAGGCCATGCGCCAGAAGCTGGTGGACGGTCTGAAGGCTGCCGGCGTGAAGCAGGACATGAGCTTCATCACCACCCAGATCGGCATGTTCTCGTATTCGGGCCTCTCCAAGGACCAGATGATCCGCCTGCGTTCGGAATTTGGCGTGTACGGCACCGACACCGGCCGCATGTGCGTGGCTGCGCTGAACAGCAAGAACGTCGAGTACGTCTGCAAGGCCATCGCCGCCGTGATGTAA